One Nicotiana tomentosiformis chromosome 4, ASM39032v3, whole genome shotgun sequence genomic window carries:
- the LOC104106370 gene encoding histidine biosynthesis bifunctional protein hisIE, chloroplastic has product MTISYSPCFRPLKVFPRSNHIRCSGTQTFKRYNVVACTKKSHEDISLEAKVDFLLDNVKWDDKGLAVAIAQNVDTGAVLMQGFANREALSTTISSRKATFYSRSRSSLWTKGETSNNFINVFDVFLDCDRDSIIYLGKPDGPTCHTGSETCYYTSVDGILKHSEVEKNELAMTTLYALESTINERKAETSSSSNGKPSWTKRLLLDDKLLCSKIREEADELCRTLEENEDKGRTASEMADVLYHAMVLLSLRGVKIEEVLQVLRQRFSKSGIEEKNSRKS; this is encoded by the exons ATGACAATTTCTTACTCTCCTTGCTTTCGGCCCCTGAAAGTTTTCCCTAGAAGCAATCATATTCGTTGTAGCGGCACTCAGACCTTCAAACGGTATAATGTAGTGGCATGTACTAAAAAATCACATGAAGATATCAGTCTTGAAGCAAAG GTTGATTTCTTATTAGATAATGTCAAATGGGACGACAAAGGCCTGGCAGTTGCAATAGCCCAAAATGTTGATACAGGAGCGGTCTTAATGCAAGGGTTTGCCAACAGAGAAGCTCTGTCAACAACCATCTCATCACGTAAAGCAACATTTTATAGCCGGTCACGTTCATCTTTATGGACAAAAGGAGAGACCTCCAATAATTTTATCAATGTTTTTGATGTCTTTCTTGATTGTGATCGTGATTCT ATAATATATCTTGGGAAGCCTGATGGCCCAACATGCCACACGGGGTCAGAGACATGTTATTACACATCAGTTGATGGAATCCTGAAACATTCTGAG GTTGAGAAAAATGAGCTGGCTATGACGACTTTATACGCATTAGAATCTACAATCAACGAAAGGAAAGCAGAAACATCTAGTTCTTCAAATGGAAAACCCTCGTGGACGAAGCGATTGTTGCTTGATGACAAGTTGCTTTGCTCCAAAATTCG GGAGGAGGCTGACGAGTTATGCCGAACTCTGGAGGAAAATGAGGATAAAGGACGGACTGCCTCAGAGATGGCAGATGTCTTGTATCATGCCATGGTTTTGCTTTCTCTTAGAGGAGTAAAAATTGAGGAAGTTCTGCAGGTCCTTAGACAAAGGTTTTCAAAGTCAGGCATTGAAGAAAAGAATAGTCGGAAATCCTAG